From the Halalkalicoccus sp. CGA53 genome, one window contains:
- the rpl12p gene encoding 50S ribosomal protein P1, translating to MEYVYAALILNETGAEINEENLTATLEAAGAEVEESRVKALVAALEDVDIDEAVAEAAAVPAAAPASGGEAEEAEEEADEEEAAEEDDDEEDEEDTSGEGLGQLFG from the coding sequence ATGGAATACGTTTACGCAGCACTCATCCTGAACGAGACCGGCGCAGAGATCAACGAAGAGAACCTGACCGCGACCCTCGAGGCCGCGGGTGCGGAGGTCGAGGAGTCCCGTGTGAAGGCGCTCGTCGCCGCACTCGAGGACGTCGACATCGACGAGGCGGTCGCCGAGGCCGCCGCGGTGCCCGCGGCGGCGCCCGCATCGGGCGGCGAGGCCGAGGAAGCCGAGGAGGAGGCCGACGAAGAGGAGGCCGCCGAGGAAGACGACGACGAGGAGGACGAAGAGGACACCTCCGGCGAGGGCCTCGGCCAGCTCTTCGGTTAG